The following DNA comes from Chiloscyllium plagiosum isolate BGI_BamShark_2017 unplaced genomic scaffold, ASM401019v2 scaf_80148, whole genome shotgun sequence.
GGATATAGAATGGAAAATTGCTGAAGGtttagaatgtgaacctcgtgactctttagagccacagaggggagggacttgtcctGTATTTAATCAGAAGACATTGTTAGCCTCGGGGCGCTTTTCTCAGAAGAGtacccaactctgcagacttgctaataaaactttgttttcctgaatttgtctagagcgattattgagaagcgattttcgtttctaacagtcACTAAATGTTAGTTGGAACACTCTGGGTGCTTTGCCAAAACGCCTCATCCTTAACGTCCCACTATCTCAAACAAAACGTTCCTCAATCGTACTATTCTTACCTTGGTCACAATCCGGTCAATCTGGGCATTCTGGGAGCTGATCTCGTTGCCCATGTCGAGAGCCATGTGTCGCAGGTTTCCGATGATGCTTCCCACCTGATCCAGGTTTTCCTCCATCTCATTTTCCCGAGCGTCCTCAGTGACTCTGGAATCAGACAGATTGCCTGGGGTGAGACGTTAAAATCAGCAATGCGCCAAACTCGAAAGTTGACTGAACGTATCGCATTGAGAAATGAGGACTGGCGGTCCTTAGAAATTTTCAGTCAAGGCAGTTTTTACAATTACTTTTTTTACACAAAATTTAAAACCGATCAGGTGACAGCTTGATTGAACCAATGGAGTGCAAGGTGCACTTCTCAATCCTAAATAGATACATCAGAGGGGAGAAATGAGCTGGATTGAGACCATTTAGAGAATTGACTGAATCTGTGCTAAAACCTATTTTGTCTGTTCAAGCTGGAGTATGTTATTATCTGAGACAGGGAGGGTCTAGCTGAACCGTTGTATCCCATTGGCTCTAATTACTGAACTTCTGATTGGCTGTGGGTTCTCAGGTGGCCTCTGAttggaagggttacacccgaagcGTTGATTTCTCCATCT
Coding sequences within:
- the LOC122546431 gene encoding synaptosomal-associated protein 25-like; protein product: MDDREQMAMSGGYIRRVTEDARENEMEENLDQVGSIIGNLRHMALDMGNEISSQNAQIDRIVTKGDMNKARIDEANKHANKMLESG